In Flavobacterium cerinum, one genomic interval encodes:
- the drt3a gene encoding antiviral reverse transcriptase Drt3a — MLDQSFSSKSFQEIFDNENRKGINVEEKFSDIFSDSIDRVAGLKQLRKRIQEERNLDRKKVLYEDKKALKKERDSLVTGVLDDIADGINNHIINLDLGEVYGKQSYKFENNAQNFFISKKIQDNINKTYHVKQASRYAILSELINHLEDNFPKYVIRTDIKNFYESIPQKKILDKINNDYLLSIKTKKFIQQIFTSYNTLTGQTNPETAKGVPRGVGISAYLSELFMRSVDNKIRELEDLVYYARYVDDIIAIFIPKSTNIDPAKLSNYRTKLTDIIVNEGLIINNQKTSEYNLLDGLLSIRFSDRNNPSYNPNFTPKTIHYLGYDIGSVITYKTNRKIDKQVLSIKLSDNKINKYCNKIKLSFQYFDSKKRHNRKNAFKLLSARIKYLTSNTKLRNNKDKVFVGIYYSNPFLNSDESLETIQKRLQWYILRAGLTPDEKKILMRYSFISGFNKKTFQILPLKNKKYRSHNKKRNHTNNQENKGILQFGIAEINSIWKK; from the coding sequence ATGTTAGACCAATCTTTTTCATCTAAATCGTTTCAGGAAATTTTCGATAATGAAAATCGAAAAGGAATTAATGTTGAAGAAAAATTTAGTGATATTTTTTCTGATTCTATAGATAGAGTAGCTGGTTTAAAGCAACTCAGAAAACGAATTCAGGAAGAAAGGAATTTAGATAGAAAAAAAGTACTTTATGAAGACAAGAAAGCATTAAAAAAAGAAAGAGACTCCTTAGTTACTGGCGTGCTAGATGATATAGCTGACGGGATTAATAATCATATTATTAATTTAGATTTAGGTGAAGTTTATGGGAAACAGAGTTATAAGTTTGAAAATAATGCTCAAAACTTTTTTATTTCTAAAAAAATTCAAGATAATATAAATAAAACCTATCATGTTAAGCAAGCATCCAGATATGCAATACTTAGTGAGTTGATAAATCATTTAGAGGATAACTTTCCCAAATATGTTATTCGTACAGATATTAAAAACTTCTATGAATCAATTCCTCAAAAAAAGATACTAGATAAAATCAACAATGACTATCTGTTGAGTATAAAAACAAAAAAGTTTATTCAACAAATTTTTACAAGCTACAATACTTTAACGGGACAAACTAACCCAGAAACAGCTAAAGGAGTTCCAAGAGGTGTTGGAATTAGTGCTTATTTATCTGAGCTTTTTATGAGAAGTGTTGATAACAAAATCAGAGAACTTGAAGATTTGGTTTACTACGCTAGGTATGTTGATGATATTATTGCCATTTTTATTCCTAAATCAACAAATATTGATCCAGCAAAATTATCAAACTACAGAACCAAATTAACTGATATAATAGTAAATGAAGGTCTTATCATAAACAATCAAAAAACAAGTGAATATAATCTTTTAGATGGACTTCTAAGTATACGGTTTAGTGATCGTAATAATCCAAGCTATAATCCAAATTTTACCCCAAAAACAATTCATTATTTAGGATATGATATAGGAAGTGTAATTACTTATAAAACTAATAGAAAGATTGATAAACAAGTTCTTAGCATAAAATTATCCGATAATAAAATCAATAAATATTGCAATAAGATTAAATTGTCATTTCAGTATTTTGATAGCAAAAAAAGGCACAATCGCAAAAATGCATTTAAGCTCTTATCTGCTCGAATCAAATATCTCACTTCAAATACAAAACTGAGAAATAATAAAGACAAAGTTTTTGTAGGAATATATTATTCTAATCCATTTCTGAATAGTGACGAATCTTTGGAAACAATACAAAAAAGGCTTCAATGGTATATTCTAAGAGCCGGATTAACTCCTGACGAAAAAAAAATACTAATGAGGTACTCTTTTATTTCAGGATTTAACAAAAAAACATTTCAAATACTACCACTAAAAAACAAGAAATATAGGAGCCATAATAAAAAGAGAAACCATACAAACAACCAAGAAAACAAAGGAATATTGCAATTTGGAATAGCTGAAATTAATTCAATTTGGAAAAAATGA
- a CDS encoding glyoxalase: MENRDTFLIDLRGDALGMITEQSSSEEIFQNKILRPILRLQNELFIQVFLNYAVKQKNVFFSLTPEKKMAYIENVIQRDIKFRNSLKGMIIGLFTVEEYLEYIKNSSNLNKRMMNVLIERLKSQVQLLELD, translated from the coding sequence ATGGAAAATCGCGACACCTTTCTGATCGATCTTAGAGGAGATGCCTTAGGAATGATCACAGAACAGTCTTCGTCGGAAGAAATTTTTCAAAACAAAATCTTACGTCCGATCTTACGATTGCAAAACGAACTTTTCATTCAGGTATTCCTGAATTATGCTGTAAAACAAAAAAATGTTTTCTTTTCATTGACTCCGGAAAAAAAGATGGCTTATATCGAAAATGTAATCCAACGTGATATCAAATTTCGAAATTCGCTAAAAGGAATGATTATCGGTCTTTTTACCGTTGAAGAATATCTGGAATACATCAAAAATTCTTCTAATCTAAACAAAAGAATGATGAATGTACTGATCGAACGTCTTAAAAGTCAAGTTCAGCTATTGGAACTGGATTAA
- a CDS encoding NUDIX domain-containing protein, with the protein MRKSNIFLTVDTVIVKKRATDFSLLLIKRANEPFKNDWALPGGFVDTNEDLMDAAIRELSEETNIKTEKLEQIGAFGKPFRDPRNHVVSIAYFGVVPEETIGIAADDAKEVGWFPIKELPKLAFDHEEIVTLALQKFLS; encoded by the coding sequence ATGAGAAAATCTAACATTTTTTTAACAGTTGATACTGTAATTGTTAAAAAAAGAGCAACTGATTTTAGTCTGCTTTTAATAAAAAGAGCCAACGAACCTTTTAAAAATGACTGGGCACTTCCGGGTGGTTTTGTCGATACAAATGAAGATTTAATGGATGCCGCTATTCGCGAATTATCTGAAGAAACCAACATTAAAACCGAAAAACTGGAACAGATTGGAGCGTTCGGAAAACCGTTTCGTGATCCGAGAAATCATGTGGTTTCCATCGCTTATTTTGGAGTTGTTCCCGAAGAGACTATTGGAATTGCTGCAGATGATGCAAAAGAAGTAGGCTGGTTTCCGATAAAAGAGCTTCCGAAATTAGCATTTGACCACGAAGAAATAGTAACTTTGGCACTGCAAAAATTTTTATCATGA
- a CDS encoding acyl-CoA thioesterase, translated as MIYQTRKWVKPEDLNANGTLFGGKLLSWIDEEAALFAIIQLKNNKIVTKFMSEINFMSSARQGDIIEIGIDLVKFGRTSIIMKCEVRNVMTKDVIITVDAITMVNLDSFGRPAAHGKTEVEII; from the coding sequence ATGATTTATCAGACAAGAAAATGGGTTAAACCCGAAGATTTAAATGCAAACGGTACACTTTTCGGAGGCAAACTTTTATCCTGGATCGATGAAGAAGCCGCTTTGTTTGCTATTATCCAATTAAAAAACAACAAAATTGTAACCAAGTTTATGTCGGAAATCAATTTTATGAGTTCGGCGCGACAAGGTGATATTATTGAAATCGGTATTGACCTGGTGAAATTCGGCAGAACTTCTATTATCATGAAATGTGAAGTCCGAAATGTAATGACAAAAGACGTTATCATTACAGTAGATGCGATCACTATGGTCAATCTGGACAGTTTCGGTCGTCCGGCAGCCCACGGAAAAACGGAAGTTGAAATTATCTAA
- a CDS encoding universal stress protein, producing the protein MHNILIPTSFEADTLNAVKTAVKHAETKSCSIVLLTVSDMPDTSFSALSALRNMTPDMTEAQYAILEDCRSLVNATTNCKLTVRHQFGISAPLLKNLLDHLGISLVILSSHYKTETNTFQRHFLKLLGNCKSPILHLGQHYDENSFNNALYLERAAAGIGVQELQRVVSERFTFKIVSQASVFEEQRPEEITPYLSETISKNNIDLLVETRKPEKTRLKRNITVPVHDNLGLPVLSLHEETV; encoded by the coding sequence ATGCATAACATACTAATTCCTACCTCATTTGAAGCCGATACACTAAATGCTGTAAAAACGGCTGTAAAACATGCTGAAACTAAAAGTTGTTCAATCGTTTTATTAACGGTTAGCGACATGCCTGATACTTCGTTCTCGGCATTATCAGCACTTAGAAATATGACACCGGATATGACGGAAGCGCAATATGCTATTTTAGAAGATTGCCGCTCACTTGTCAATGCAACTACCAATTGTAAACTAACGGTACGTCATCAGTTTGGTATTTCGGCACCGTTATTAAAAAACCTGTTGGATCATCTGGGTATTAGCCTTGTTATCCTTTCATCGCACTATAAGACAGAAACCAATACATTCCAACGTCATTTTTTAAAGTTACTGGGCAATTGTAAAAGTCCGATTCTTCATCTGGGTCAGCATTACGATGAAAACAGCTTTAATAATGCACTCTATCTGGAACGTGCCGCTGCCGGAATTGGTGTTCAGGAATTACAACGTGTGGTAAGTGAACGATTTACTTTTAAAATCGTAAGTCAGGCTTCAGTATTTGAAGAACAACGACCGGAAGAAATCACACCTTATTTATCGGAAACCATTTCTAAAAACAATATTGATTTATTAGTGGAAACCCGAAAACCGGAAAAAACAAGGTTAAAGCGAAATATTACAGTGCCGGTTCATGATAATCTGGGACTTCCGGTGCTTTCGCTACACGAAGAAACCGTCTGA
- a CDS encoding DUF3817 domain-containing protein, with the protein MLRFFKIIAFLEGVSLLLLLFVAMPLKYIYDQPEMVRMVGMAHGLLFIGYIVLATMLKMEENWPVKKFLIVCVASVIPFGTFYVEKKIL; encoded by the coding sequence ATGTTACGGTTCTTTAAAATTATCGCCTTTTTAGAAGGGGTTTCACTCCTACTCTTATTGTTTGTAGCTATGCCTTTAAAATATATCTACGACCAACCTGAGATGGTCCGAATGGTCGGAATGGCACACGGATTACTATTTATCGGTTATATCGTTTTAGCCACTATGCTAAAAATGGAAGAAAACTGGCCGGTGAAAAAATTCCTTATTGTATGTGTCGCTTCGGTTATTCCTTTCGGTACATTTTACGTTGAGAAAAAAATTCTGTAA
- a CDS encoding bestrophin family protein: MLLKKRVPLKYVLGKIKLELVLIVLYCVAFEVFHHTFQAVPTKIPIAIPSIIGTIISLLLAFKSNQAYDRWWEARIVWGAIVNDSRSLMRQVIGFYKDPDFSLQANDFKERFAKRQAAWCYSLSQSLRGKDPISLIQSLLTEDELRFVKKHKHVPNAILMLHVKELRKANEQGKINVYQQVEIDNTLTRLCDSMGKCERIKNTIFPTTYSLYIRFTLFLFLILLPFGLTDFLGWFRIPLVTTIGAAFFLIEKMAIHLQDPFENRPTDTPMNLISSNIEKNLLQMVYEYRNEFESEEPKSVDISHIQPVKNAYFVL; encoded by the coding sequence ATGCTACTAAAAAAAAGAGTGCCATTAAAATATGTTTTGGGAAAAATTAAGCTGGAGTTAGTCTTAATTGTACTCTACTGTGTTGCTTTTGAAGTATTTCATCATACTTTTCAGGCGGTTCCCACAAAAATTCCAATTGCTATACCATCGATTATCGGTACCATCATTTCATTGTTGCTGGCGTTTAAATCCAATCAGGCTTACGACAGATGGTGGGAGGCTCGTATCGTGTGGGGTGCTATCGTAAATGATTCGCGTTCCCTGATGCGACAGGTCATCGGATTTTATAAAGATCCTGATTTTTCATTACAGGCAAATGACTTTAAAGAGCGTTTTGCAAAAAGACAGGCCGCATGGTGTTATAGTTTAAGTCAGTCTTTACGAGGAAAAGATCCGATTTCGTTGATACAATCATTGTTGACAGAAGATGAGCTGCGTTTTGTAAAAAAGCACAAACACGTTCCGAATGCAATATTGATGTTACACGTTAAAGAATTGCGTAAAGCAAACGAGCAAGGGAAGATCAATGTGTACCAACAGGTGGAAATTGATAATACCTTAACCCGACTATGTGATTCGATGGGTAAATGTGAGCGTATTAAAAATACGATTTTTCCGACTACATATAGTTTGTATATCCGTTTTACATTGTTCTTATTCCTTATTTTATTACCGTTCGGATTAACCGATTTCCTGGGATGGTTCCGTATACCGTTGGTTACAACTATCGGAGCAGCTTTCTTTTTAATTGAGAAAATGGCAATCCATCTACAGGATCCGTTTGAGAACCGACCAACTGACACACCGATGAACCTTATATCCAGCAACATTGAGAAAAACTTGTTGCAAATGGTTTACGAGTATCGCAACGAATTCGAGTCAGAGGAGCCGAAATCAGTCGATATCTCGCATATTCAACCGGTTAAGAATGCTTATTTCGTGTTGTAA
- a CDS encoding OmpA family protein — protein MKRIMLPLFVTVLTLGTATAQEKPNFNKWSIDINGGVSKPTASMTTGYFAKDYNLFHADLGVRYMFNSKFGLKADVGYDQFENAPKSASFEAKYYRTTLQGVVNLGRVLNFEDWTQRLNVQAHTGIGYAFMTNDRYKGNDNMLNHIVGLTGQIKFSERIALNADFSMINNVRQSRTFDGAVAPEDRGFNGTLYNATVGLSIYLGKNERHADWYYEEDKVDRLAELEQRIGDLETMMNDSDKDGVPDYLDAELNTIPGVAVDTKGRAIDRNNNGIPDELESYLERNYGSNSNNNGNGKGSAISSETFKEMINQGYVNVYFDFNQTQPATNSVSGIDFLVKYLKANPEAKADVIGYADEIGNSEYNKLLSRKRAENVKNVLIKSGIAASRLNIIGNGVDSSVAKDSKAARQLVRRVTFKIK, from the coding sequence ATGAAAAGAATTATGCTGCCTTTATTTGTAACGGTACTTACTTTAGGTACTGCTACAGCTCAGGAAAAACCAAACTTCAACAAATGGTCGATTGACATTAACGGAGGAGTCAGTAAACCTACTGCTTCAATGACTACCGGTTATTTTGCAAAAGATTACAATCTTTTTCATGCTGATCTTGGTGTACGTTATATGTTTAATTCTAAATTCGGTTTAAAAGCAGACGTTGGTTATGACCAATTTGAAAACGCTCCTAAGAGTGCTTCTTTTGAAGCAAAATATTACAGAACAACTTTGCAAGGTGTTGTTAACCTGGGACGTGTTCTTAATTTTGAAGATTGGACACAACGTCTAAATGTACAGGCTCATACCGGTATCGGATATGCTTTTATGACCAATGATCGTTATAAAGGTAATGATAACATGCTAAATCATATTGTCGGTTTAACCGGACAAATTAAATTCTCGGAACGAATTGCATTAAATGCTGATTTTTCGATGATCAATAATGTACGTCAATCTCGAACTTTTGATGGCGCAGTTGCTCCGGAAGATCGCGGATTTAACGGTACACTATACAATGCAACGGTTGGTTTATCCATTTATTTAGGTAAAAATGAAAGACATGCCGACTGGTATTATGAAGAAGATAAAGTAGACCGATTAGCTGAACTGGAACAACGAATCGGTGATTTGGAAACTATGATGAATGATTCTGATAAAGACGGCGTGCCGGATTATTTAGATGCTGAACTGAATACAATTCCGGGTGTGGCAGTAGATACTAAAGGTAGAGCTATCGACAGAAATAACAACGGTATTCCGGATGAATTGGAAAGCTATTTGGAACGTAATTACGGAAGTAACAGTAACAATAACGGAAACGGTAAAGGATCTGCTATAAGCAGTGAAACGTTTAAAGAAATGATTAATCAGGGATATGTAAATGTCTATTTTGATTTTAATCAGACACAACCGGCGACTAATTCGGTTTCAGGAATTGATTTCTTAGTGAAATATTTAAAAGCAAATCCGGAAGCTAAAGCGGATGTAATCGGATATGCAGATGAAATCGGTAATTCGGAATACAATAAATTACTTTCCCGTAAACGAGCTGAAAACGTGAAAAATGTTTTAATTAAATCCGGTATTGCCGCTTCCCGATTAAATATTATCGGAAATGGTGTGGATAGTTCTGTTGCAAAAGACTCCAAAGCTGCCCGTCAGTTAGTAAGACGTGTTACTTTTAAGATCAAGTAA
- a CDS encoding mechanosensitive ion channel family protein has protein sequence MKIFNWAYKILKNLDFSDTWATYLNLVVNIVILIVIAYILDYIFKKILIIILAIIAEKTKSSFDDFLVANKTAKYVAHLVPLYFISKVVPVILKNFVYWESFFAKGVKTYMVFLSLWIIRSIFNSLKDYLKEKPKFSDKPIDSYTQVIMIILWVYAITYLVLILFDTNFKTLLGTFGAISAIIILIFKDTILGLVASIQVTVNDTVRIGDWITIDKFGADGDVIEINLATVKVKNFDNTTTTVPTYSLISDSFRNWRGMQNSNGRRIKRYILIKENSVRFIQPTEIDHFKKIQLITSYIEHRQSDIEKFNTNNNIDKDLAINGRNLTNLGLFRKYLTSYLESHAGINKEMNLMVRHLQPTDKGIPIEIYAFVSDKRWINYEHIMADIFDHIIASVNYFDLEIFELPSNSNRKNYIEE, from the coding sequence ATGAAGATCTTTAATTGGGCATATAAAATTCTTAAAAATCTGGATTTTAGCGATACCTGGGCGACGTACCTCAATCTGGTCGTCAATATCGTGATCCTGATCGTTATCGCTTATATTTTAGATTATATCTTTAAAAAGATACTCATCATTATATTGGCTATTATCGCGGAAAAAACAAAGTCCAGCTTTGATGATTTTCTGGTGGCCAATAAAACAGCCAAATATGTAGCGCATCTGGTTCCGCTTTATTTTATAAGTAAAGTCGTACCGGTAATCCTGAAAAATTTTGTCTATTGGGAAAGTTTCTTTGCTAAAGGCGTTAAAACGTATATGGTATTCCTTTCTCTTTGGATTATCAGAAGTATTTTTAACTCATTAAAGGATTATCTGAAAGAAAAACCGAAATTTAGCGATAAGCCAATTGACAGTTATACGCAGGTAATAATGATCATTTTATGGGTTTATGCCATTACCTATTTGGTTTTAATCCTTTTTGATACCAATTTTAAAACATTATTAGGAACATTCGGAGCAATTTCGGCTATTATTATCTTAATTTTTAAAGATACAATTTTAGGATTGGTAGCGAGTATTCAGGTTACGGTAAACGATACGGTTCGTATTGGTGACTGGATTACGATTGATAAATTCGGTGCCGATGGTGATGTAATTGAGATTAATCTGGCGACGGTTAAAGTAAAGAACTTTGACAATACAACAACTACGGTTCCGACCTATAGTCTGATTTCGGATTCTTTTCGAAACTGGAGAGGAATGCAGAATTCTAACGGAAGACGAATCAAAAGATATATATTAATTAAGGAGAATAGCGTCCGTTTTATTCAGCCTACAGAAATTGATCATTTTAAGAAGATTCAACTGATCACGTCTTATATTGAACATCGACAGTCTGATATTGAGAAATTCAATACCAATAATAATATCGATAAGGATTTGGCTATAAACGGTAGAAACCTGACTAACTTAGGACTATTCCGGAAATATCTGACCAGTTATCTGGAAAGTCATGCCGGAATTAATAAGGAAATGAATTTGATGGTGCGTCATTTACAGCCTACCGATAAAGGGATTCCAATTGAGATTTATGCCTTTGTTTCGGATAAGCGTTGGATCAATTACGAACATATTATGGCCGATATTTTCGATCATATTATCGCATCGGTAAACTATTTTGATCTTGAAATATTTGAATTGCCTTCCAATTCCAATCGGAAGAATTATATAGAAGAATAG
- the drt3b gene encoding antiviral reverse transcriptase Drt3b, translated as MKRKTGHSIGYKKERVVLSDVLPYEVPPFFSNRHFYNFLVKNKVVIDENKRTVQFKKDDAGILKKLVRILFGIDRNVPFQNELLFDCYQFNPEAFDKLFYTIPFKFRITHKDNDYRELTVIHPVNQLYLVGFYNKYKNTILYHSRLSNFSLRKPSKVSSLKYYKDSTNKKKKSKNHDIEIIETTDKEYTSLKTFFSYQKYSNIYEFYESHDYQRAEKRFDNLLKFDVSKCFDSIYTHTLPWAISNKKIVKDNLGPLKNSFGGKFDRVMQQMNYNETNGIIIGPEFSRIFAELILQRIDKNVEKELYNKGYRYKEDYDIYRYVDDFFVFYNDDRIKAEILSLYKVKLQEYNLFFNDSKTKILPKPIITNITIAKEEIRKLIEHSMIFQFYDSEMKNQIGLKYFTAQDIITNYKAILSKTDTSYKDLQNYFLAIIFNKFKSLIKKMQDEQESLLNLYAKKREKTTALNAAPDEEKQKYEEELDEINEILKEQNKEVKSFHNQLLKNINEMIELTFFIYSVLPRVTYSIKVCHILFRIIDFIKNQERTKQSYLVRFPTADSEELRYIAFDFDKKHNIFKKIYDGISLVFQKSLSSEYSEVETLYLLPIINELGENYRFEEELINKHFRIFQLDNQNTKTLNHNLNYFTIISLLNYINTDEKKKYDEIRQDIQQIIIEKFNNFDQNNAEDIFLLIDVLTCPYIASTDADITDFRRQILDKIKFFDSGTSTVDKNAEIEQLSKYTSTSFYSWKDNDLGKELNTKRGHSVY; from the coding sequence ATGAAAAGAAAAACAGGTCATAGTATTGGATATAAAAAAGAAAGAGTTGTTCTCTCTGACGTATTACCTTATGAAGTTCCACCCTTTTTTTCAAATAGGCATTTCTATAATTTTTTGGTGAAAAATAAAGTAGTTATTGATGAAAATAAAAGAACAGTTCAGTTTAAGAAAGACGATGCAGGTATTTTAAAAAAATTAGTTCGGATATTATTCGGAATAGATAGAAATGTACCATTTCAAAATGAACTTCTTTTTGATTGTTATCAATTTAACCCAGAAGCATTTGATAAATTATTTTATACTATACCTTTTAAATTTAGAATAACGCATAAAGATAATGATTATAGAGAGTTAACAGTTATCCATCCAGTTAATCAACTTTATTTGGTTGGCTTTTATAATAAATATAAAAACACAATACTTTATCATTCGAGATTGAGCAATTTTTCTTTGAGAAAGCCCAGTAAAGTTTCGTCATTGAAATATTATAAGGATAGTACCAATAAGAAGAAAAAATCTAAAAATCACGATATTGAAATAATTGAAACTACAGATAAGGAATATACTAGTTTAAAAACATTTTTCTCATATCAGAAATATAGTAATATTTATGAATTTTACGAATCTCATGATTATCAAAGAGCAGAAAAACGATTTGATAACTTACTAAAGTTTGATGTTTCAAAATGTTTTGATAGCATTTACACACATACACTTCCCTGGGCCATATCTAACAAAAAAATTGTTAAAGACAATTTAGGACCTCTTAAAAATTCATTTGGAGGTAAGTTTGATAGAGTCATGCAACAAATGAACTATAATGAAACTAACGGTATTATTATAGGTCCTGAATTTTCAAGAATTTTTGCAGAGTTAATTCTTCAACGCATTGATAAAAATGTTGAAAAAGAGTTATATAATAAAGGATATAGATATAAAGAGGATTATGACATTTATAGATATGTAGATGATTTTTTTGTCTTTTATAATGACGATAGAATCAAAGCAGAAATTCTAAGTTTGTATAAAGTAAAATTACAAGAATATAATCTGTTTTTTAACGATTCTAAAACTAAAATTCTTCCTAAACCAATTATAACAAACATAACTATTGCTAAGGAAGAAATCAGAAAATTAATTGAACATTCTATGATATTTCAATTCTACGATTCTGAAATGAAAAATCAAATAGGATTAAAATATTTTACAGCTCAAGATATTATAACTAATTATAAGGCTATACTGTCAAAAACTGATACAAGCTATAAGGACTTACAGAATTATTTTTTGGCTATAATCTTCAATAAGTTCAAAAGTTTAATAAAGAAAATGCAAGACGAGCAGGAATCGTTACTTAATCTTTATGCAAAAAAACGGGAGAAAACAACAGCTTTAAATGCAGCTCCTGATGAGGAAAAACAAAAATATGAAGAAGAATTAGATGAGATAAATGAAATTTTGAAGGAACAAAATAAAGAAGTAAAATCATTTCATAATCAACTATTGAAAAATATTAATGAAATGATTGAGCTAACCTTTTTCATTTATTCTGTTCTTCCAAGAGTAACATATTCAATAAAGGTTTGTCATATATTATTTAGAATTATTGATTTTATTAAAAATCAGGAACGTACAAAACAGAGTTATTTAGTTAGGTTTCCAACTGCGGATTCAGAGGAATTAAGGTATATCGCATTTGATTTTGATAAGAAGCATAATATTTTTAAAAAAATATATGATGGCATTTCTCTTGTTTTCCAGAAAAGTTTGTCATCTGAATATTCAGAGGTTGAGACTTTATATTTACTACCAATTATAAATGAGTTAGGAGAGAATTATCGCTTCGAAGAAGAATTAATTAATAAACATTTTAGGATTTTTCAGTTGGACAACCAAAATACCAAAACTTTAAATCATAATCTGAACTACTTCACAATTATTTCTTTACTGAATTACATCAATACAGATGAAAAGAAAAAATATGATGAGATAAGACAAGATATACAGCAAATAATTATAGAAAAATTTAATAACTTTGATCAAAATAATGCTGAAGATATTTTCTTATTGATAGATGTGCTAACTTGTCCATATATAGCAAGTACTGATGCTGATATTACAGATTTTAGAAGACAAATTTTAGATAAAATAAAGTTTTTTGATTCTGGAACTAGTACCGTTGATAAGAATGCTGAAATTGAACAATTATCAAAATATACTTCTACATCGTTTTATAGTTGGAAAGATAACGACTTAGGAAAAGAATTAAATACTAAACGAGGTCATAGCGTTTATTAA